GTCCCACCCGATTACCGCTGATCCGTGACTCCGTGACACAATACTTCCAGCAGGAGCCGAAATCGGACGTCGACCCGGATGAGGTCGTGGCCCTCGGTGCTGCGATCCACGCCAACTCCTTGATCGGAGGTGTCGAAGAAGGCGACGCGTTCCTTCTGGACGTAACGCCGCTTTCCCTGCGCATCGGCGTAGCGGGCGGGCTCGCCGAGACCGTCATCGAGCGGAACACTCCGGTACCGATCGAACAGGCGCGAACCTTCACCACCTATCAAGACTTCCAGGAGTCGGTCCAGATCAAGGTCTACCAGGGTGAGTCCCGGAAGGCCGAAGACAACGAGTTACTGGGCCAGTTCGAGTTCGGCGGCTTCAAGAAGACACGTCGGGGCGAAGTGCAGATCGATGTCACCTTCGAGATCAACAGCGACGGCCTCGTGAATGTGACTGCGCGCGACCAGGAGACGGGCCAGGAGGCCACCACCGCGATCGCGCTCTCGTCGGGGCTCTCCCCTGAGGAAATGCAAGAGATTCTCGGAGCGAGCCCCGCGGAGCGGGTGCAGACATCCGGCGCACCCGATTCAGCCAACGCCGTGGTTCTGGCCGGTTCCGACGAAGCCGTACTCCCGGTTGGGGATGAGTTGGTCCTCAGCGAGCCTTCTGAAGAGGCCAGCGCCGTGGAAGCAGAAGTCGACCCGAACGCGGAAACGGGCAACGACCTGAAGGTCGATACCGAAACGCCCGATCTCTCGGAGCCTCTCCTTTCAGCCGAAACCGACCCGACGGATCTCGACGCGCTCGAGATCGATGATGATCTCTTCGACGAAGCCGGTGTCGATCTCGCGGATCTGGCCAACGCCGACGACCTCGAGGATTGAGCCATGGGCCAGCTCGTGGCGACAGAGGTCCGCGCCTTGGCGGGCCTGCTCGATGAACTCGACTACTACCAGCTGCTGGAGATCGATCCGGCCGCCCAGATTTCGCAGGTCAAGCAGGCCTACTATTGCGCTTCGCGTCGCTACCATCCGGATGTGAACCGCAATCTCGAGAGCGACCTCTCGGACCACGTGCACACCATCTCCAAGCGAATCACCGAGGCCTACCAGGTGCTCCGGGATCCTCGCCGCCGCCGGGCCTACGATGCGATGCGAAACGAAGGCGGCGGAGCCAGGATTCAGCTGGTCGACGCGGCCGCGCGGGCGGACAAACAAGCCCGCGACCAGCACGAAGGCACGACCCCGAACGGGCGCCGCTTCTTCTCCCTCGCCAAGCACGACATGGAGCGCGGTGACAAGGACGCAGCCATTCGG
The DNA window shown above is from bacterium and carries:
- a CDS encoding J domain-containing protein — protein: MGQLVATEVRALAGLLDELDYYQLLEIDPAAQISQVKQAYYCASRRYHPDVNRNLESDLSDHVHTISKRITEAYQVLRDPRRRRAYDAMRNEGGGARIQLVDAAARADKQARDQHEGTTPNGRRFFSLAKHDMERGDKDAAIRNLKMAMTFEPKNVHFKAMLTELRGS